AGCCATTATTATTCGCTGACGCGAATGCCTACAAGTGGAAGCATAAGACTGGGAGCAGAGACATTTGAAGTCACGGGGGAAAGCTGGATGGATCACGAATTCGGAACCAGTTTTCTTGAGAAAGGGACGCGCGGATGGGATTGGTTCAGCGCTCAGCTTAGTGATGGGAGTGAACTGATGCTTTTTCAGTTGCGAGGGGATGCGTCCGTGGATTCCAGTGCAGGAACCTGGATTGGGCCGGATGGTCAGGTGGTGGCCTTAACAGCCAAAGATTTTAAATTGACTCCGGGCAAGATTTGGAAGTCCCCAGGAGGGGCGGCTTACCCTATTGAATGGCGGATTGAAGTGCCCTCACAGGGTCTGTCCCTGACAAGCACCGCTGTCCTGCCGAACCAGGAGTTTAGAGCGGATACGACGCCAGGATTGGGGTACTGGGAAGGCGCGGTGGACTATAGTGGGAAGGCTGGAGAGAAAACTGTCAGCGGCCAGGGATACCTGGAGATGACAGGGTACTCCGGCCGGGCGATGAGTTTGTGGTTTGGCCAGGAGGAATGATGTCTTGAGACAAGTGGCCGCCTCGGGGTATTCTAAAGAAGCAAAAATAACATGAAACAAAGACCTGTTTGCGGGGTCTCATACCACAACTTATGAATTCCTGGTTTAAAGGCATCCTTATTTTCAGTGTTGTGGTCTGCCTGCTCTCCTTTGGCACGCTGGCCTGGCTGGCCGTGAAGACGACAGATGTGCCGGAACAGTCGGCTAAAAAATCACAGGCCTGGGATTGGGTATTTCAGCCGACTCAAGTTGGGCAGGATGCCGTCACTGCCGCTTTGGATCAAGCTGCTGCCGAGGCGGCCCGGTCCGTGGATGAATTGGCTGAGCGTCTTCAAAAGCTCAATTCAGCCCCAGGCGTGAAAGCGAATGAACTGCTGCTCACCTTCAAATCCCCTGAAGCGCTGAGGGCTTTCAAAGAGCGGGCGGCAGCTTTAGGATTGAAGGTTCTTCATGATGATGAGCGACTGCTTACGGCCAGAGTCGGCTACACTGATCCCGCCGCGATGGCGCGGGAACTGCGGCAAAATGCTGCCGATTTGGACAACATCGGCCTCAATTATCTGGCCTGGGTGCCTGGTCTGCCAGATCTCAGCCAAGTAGATACGGCAAACGCCGGGGGCACTGTTCCTTTTGGCGACAGCGGTCTGAACGCGATCGGGGCCGCCAGAGACCGTCGTGCCTGGGGAACCGGAACAACGGTGGCGGTGCTTGATACAGGTGTGACTGACCACGCCATGCTGGACAATTCTAAGATCACGCACATTGATCTGGTCAACGATGGTGAGGCACCGAATGGGCATGGAACGGCTATGACCTCACTCATTGCAGGGGTGGATGCACAGGAGGGAGGCGTTGCGCCTGCCTCGCAAATTCTCGATATTCGTGTGGCCGATACCAATGGGGAAAGCAACACGGCCTTGGTGGCCGAAGGCATCATGCGAGCGGTGGATGAAGGGGCGTTGGTGATCAATATCAGCCTTGGTACCACAGGGGATTCTGCGATGCTGCGCAAAGCGATTGATTATGCCCAGGACCGTGGAGTGATCGTCGTGGCAGCGGCCGGAAACGAACAGCAGACAGCTCTGGCATATCCCGCCGGGTATGAAGGGGTCATTAGTGTGGCTGCAGTGGATGCTTATGGCAACCAGGCCATCTTTTCCAACTCCGGAGAAAGCCTGACCATTGCCGCACCAGGTGTCGGCATTGTTTCCGCCTATGCGGATAACCGAATGGTCATCAGCAGTGGTACTTCCCAAGCGACGGCCCTCACCTCAGGGGTTGTTTCAGCGATGCTCGGTTTTGGTTATTCGGCAGAGAGTGTTACTGCGGCATTGATCAGCAATGCCAAGACCACCGGTGCTCCTAAGTCGCAGGTTGGCGCTGGTATTGTGCAGATCCCTCAGCGTTAAACGGGCTGCCGTTTTTTGAGGAGGGACATGGCGATAACAACCCCAGTGATGAGAAGCATCGCTATGGAAAAGACATCTCCCCACTGGGCATAAAATGTGAGTTTCCCAGCCTTCGGGACTTGCACCTCCCCTGGCAGGCAGCCTTCGATGAAGGTATTCCCCGTCTCTGGGTCCGAAAGTCGTGAAGTGATCTGACCATAGGCATTGATGAAACAAGAGATGCCTGTATTGGCAGCCCGGACCATGGGACGATGCAATTCTATGGCGCGAAACTTGGCGTTAGCCAGATGCACTTCTGTCTCGGTACTCTCGAGAAACCAGCCGTCATTGGTAATGTTCACCAGCATCTGCGGAGCCGGTCGGACAAATCTCCTGGCCAGACGTCCCACTGTATCTTCAAAGCAGATCAAGGGGATCAACTGCACCTGCGGCTTCTCCAAAAGAAGGGGCTCGGCCTTGGTGCCTGGCGCAAAATCTCCCGGCAGAACGCCCTTCAGAAACGAGAAAGGCGGGATATTCCGGTATGGGAGATACTCGCCGAAAGCTACAAGATGGATCTTGTTATACTCCTGGCGGTTTTCATAGTTGTCCCGAAATAGAACGGCCGAAACATGGCCTTGACGCCCTTCTTCATGCAACTCAGTTCCTGTTAAAAGGCTGTAATCTCCCAGTGCCAGTAACTCATCAAAATAAGGCTTATGATCCGGCAAGCCATGAAGATGAACGGGCAGTGCACTCTCTGGCCAGATGACCAAGTCGGTATGGGTGGTCCCATCGCGGGCTTCAGCGTAAAGTCGGGTAAAGGTACTCAACCGCTGATAGACTTGCGGGCCTAACTCACCTGACCAGGCATCGACTTGGGCCACATTCGGCTGCACCAGAACGGTGCGAACGGTCATGGTCTCTTCGGTTCGTTTACCCGCCAGTTTTTGCATGCCGTATCCCGCTACCGCGAGAACTACGATCAATGCAAAGGTGAAGTCCAAACGAGACCGACAGCGCTCGGCATGGCCGTAGGAGCAGATCATTCGCCCAATCGCATTCCAAGCCGTGCAGGCGACAAAGACCGGCAGGAAGGACAGTCCCATGACCCCCACGACGTCGGTGATCTGAATCAGGACATCATTCTGGTGCAATGCTACACCGAGACCGTTCCAGCCGAAGCCGGAGAATAACAAAAAGCTTCGTACCCATTCCAGTCCTACCCAGGCTGCACCCGCGATAAAGGCGGAACGCAGCGAAACCCAGGTGCTTTCCTGCCAGCGGGACTTGGACAGTCTCTCGAAATCAGGCTTGGCAAACCGACCGACGATCCACGCCCAAGCACCGAAATAGAGAGCGCAATAAAGAGCCAGTCCAACGACGGCCGCTGCGCCGAGAAGCTCCGATTCCCAGCCTATCCAGGCATCATCGCGTGCCCCGGCGATAACCCGTGATGAATGCCGTAGCCAAGCCAGATTTGGAATCCAAAAGGCGGCCCCGGCCAGCCAGCCGGAGAGGAAAAGTGAGGAGGTCTTTGCCCTCTCATTGCTTTTGATGGGCCATAGCAAAAACAGCAGGGGAAAAAGCCACAGCCATGCGGCCAGTTCAAAATTAGCCCCAGGAAAAGCCAGGGTCAAAATTCCGCCACTGATCAGCGGCAGGAGAAAACGAGGGAGGCGGTTAAGGAAACGCATGTAGCTAAATTTAAAAGACGCTCCTGACCAGGCCACCATCCACACGCAAAGCAGCACCATTGATGGCCGAAGCCAACGGGCTGCTGACGAAGGTGACAAAGTCCGCAATTTCCTGCGGCTTAATGAGGCGCTCGATCAATGATGTGGGACGGTTTTCCTGCATGAAGCGGCGTTCCGCATTCTCCTGCGTTTCATCGGGAAAGATGTCCTTCACAAACTTGGTTACTCCTTCTGTTTTGGTAGAGCCCGGCATGATGGTATTGACGGTGACCGCAGTGCCTTTGGTCAGTTCAGCCAAGCTGCGGGAAATGGAAAGCTGCATGGTCTTGGTGGCCGCATAGTGGGCCATTTCGGGCGACGGGCTCACGGCTGATTCGCTGGAGATAAAAATGATGCGCCCAGTGTTCTGGGCGATCATTTGTTTCAGGTAATGGCGTGCCAGACGCACACCGCTCATGATGTTCACCTCAAACAGTCGCTGCCAGTCTTCATCGGTCTCATCAAAAAAGCCCACGGCTTCATAGATGCCGAGGTTGTTCACTAGGATGTCCAGTTTCGGATATTGGAGCACCGTTTGCACCGCAGCTTCAGCCGTCCCGTTGTCTGCAGCCAGAGCCTCCAATTTTGCATCAGGCACTTGCTTGAGGATGTCCGTCATCGCGGACTCCACGGCCTCAAGGCTGCGGCCATTGATGATCACCGTAGCTCCTTCACGAGCTAATGAGGTGGCGATCTCTTTGCCAATGCCACCACTGGAGGCAGTCACGAGAGCGAGTTGATTTTCAAGTTTAAGATTCATGATGAAAGACGGGCTGAATGCGCATGTCATAGCGCATATCGACGTGTGTATCCAGGAATACGGACAGTCGCATGGATGAAGCGGAAAATGTCAGACGTGCTGGCGTGCTGACAGCCGATATTTTTAATGACACCCTTTCTATTAGCAAATGACACCGCATGACCTTTTAGCCCCGCAACAATTGGCCATTTCTCTGGGTTTAGGGTTGTTGCTGGGATTGGAGCGTGAGCGATCAGAAAGCTCCATTGCTGGCATCCGGACGTTTCCATTTATCTCACTACTGGGAACAGTCTGTGCGCAGGTGGCCGATCTCTCTTCACCCTGGATCATTGCAGCCGGACTGCTGGCCGTCACGGCGATCGTCATCACCGCCAATTACACCAAAATCAAAAATGGCGAACGTGATGCAGGAACAACCACCGAATTTGCCGCCGTGCTGTTGTATGGGGTAGGGGCGTTGATCGTCGTGGGCAGTATCGAGGCTTCACTGGTGGTGGGAGGGGTGATGGTCATTTTGCTGCATTTAAAGGGGCCGATGCATCGCATGGTCAATGCCATGGGGGATCATGACGTCCGCGCCATCATGCAGTTTGTGCTCATTTCCCTCATCATCCTGCCCGTGCTGCCGAATGGGGACTTCGGGCCTTACGGGGTGTGGAATCCATTTAAAATCTGGCTCTTGGTCGTGTTCATTGTCGGTATCAGCCTCAGCGGATATGTCCTGTACAAAATCTTCGGCGCACGTGCTGGGGCTATCCTCGGTGGGGTCATCGGCGGTCTTGTCTCCAGCACGGCCACCACCGTCAGTTTCGCACGCCGTTGTGCCAGTGATCCCGCCCTGGCACCGTTGGGTGTCCTGGTCATCATGATAGCTTCGTGCATCTCACTGGTGCGTGTTTTGGTGGAGGTCGCCGTGGTGGCTCCGGGCATCCTTCAGGCAGTTGCGGCTCCTTTGGGCATCCTTCTGGGTTGGTGCCTAGTTATATCAGTGGGCCTGTATTTTTTAAGCCGCAAGAGTGTCGTTGAGATGTCAGAGCAAAAGAATCCGGCTGAATTTAAATCAGCCATCTTTTTTGGTCTTCTGTTCGCTTTAGTCCTGTGGGGAGTGGCGGAGGCAAAGGAGCGTTATGGGGAGGCTGGAATGTATGTCATCAGCGTCATTTCCGGGCTCACAGACATGGATGCCATCACGCTTTCCACTGCCGGTATGGCGGCATCAGGAAACATTAGTACACGGGTGGCATGGCACTCCATCGTCGTGGCAGCCATGGCCAATTTTGCCTTTAAACTGGCTGCTGTCGCCATCCTGGGCTCTGCTGCGTTGATCTGGCGTACCGCGATCTCCTTTGGTCTGGCGGTGGCCGGGGGCGGTCTGTTACTGCTTTTGTGGCCGTGGTAAATCTCCCTCACATGCACTTGCGCATGACCGTCGCTCAGGCGAGGTCATCAATTCATGACAAATGCCGAAGTGCCAACCTCCCAACCCCAGTCCCACTCCTGGCTGGTGCGCATTCCTGAGATCTTTGAAGGCGTGGCTGGAGAAGTCTTGGAGCGGTTTGGAGCGACATCGACAACACGTCTGGGCCAGGATTACTACCTCATCAAAACGCCCAAGCCTTCGGCCATCCATGAGTCTGAATCTGCCAAATTTGCGCGGTGGAATCTGCCCCTAGATCACAGTTGGCCCTGCAATCCCCAAAAGATGGAGGGATTCATTGAGAAAGCTGCGCAGACCCTGCTGAAGAAATTTGGTGACCGGCAGCCCCAGGGACTGTTCATCGGACAGCTCAATCCCACCTCTCCAGACAAGTATTACAAAGGCCTGGCCTCCAATCTCCGCGGCCGGGCTTTGCAGTTATTCCCCAAACTGGACGCCAACACCGTGGAGGAGCAGGCTCCTGAAAAGCCCACCTTGTTTTGTCTAGTGGGCAAAGAAGGGCTCTTCTGTGGCATGCAGAGTCCGCGCTTATCCAATGGTCTTTATGCCGGAGGCAGCAAATACATCGACCAGGATTCACCGGATATCATCAGTCGTGCCGGGGCTAAAATTGCCGAAGCGCTGCACTATCTGCTGCTGCACCGACCGCCCCTGGTTAAGGGCAGTCATTGGGTGGAGCTTGGGGCCTGCCCCGGTGGGATGACATCGGAATTGCTAGCAAGAGAGCAGCGCGTCACGGCCATTGATCGGGCACCGCTGGACCGTCGGTTGGACAACCGGCCGGGATTAAAATTTGTGCATGCCGATGTGGCCACCTTTACCCCACAGGCTGGCACCGTATATGATGCTGTTCTTTCAGATCTCAACGGCCCACCATATGAATCCATGGATCATGTCATCCGCCTGTCTAGGTTCCTGAAACCTAGAGGGCTGGTTGTTTTCACCCTTAAAATTCCGCGGATTGAGAGCGTGGACGAGCCCTGTGAGCTTTTCCGCAAAACGGTGAAGACCGCAACCAAAGCGGGCCTTCGTCTCTTCGCCCAGACCCATCTGACGTATAACCGGCACGAGTTCACCCTGTTTTTCGAGAAGGTATCTTGAGGAATACACCGTCTTGCAGAACGCTCCGGATTGATCGAAAGAAAGTCGTTCATGCTGCCCCAAGTTGTCTTTGTCCAAAACTCCGTTCACCTGGCCGGGGCTCAAAAGTCCCTGTCCCGGCTGCTGAGTGCACCCGGGATGAAGCCGCATGATCCGGTGTTGCTGGCGGGTCAGGAGGGCTGGCTCACCCAGCATTGCAGCGCCCATGCCGTTCGCTGGTTGCGCCTGCCTTTTCCTGCTTCTCGCAGTCTTGCCGGGCGTCTATGGGGAAACTGGCTTTTTGCGAAACAGGCCGCCAAGTCGCTTCGCACTCTGCTTGAAAAGGACCGCCCACTCATCGTGCACACGAATGACCATCCAGACAGCCTGCTGGGACTGGCCTTGGCGCGGGAACTGGCTGCTGTGCCGTTGCTGACATTGAGGACGCCAGGGATGAGTCAGCGTGACTTTGAAAAGTATCGCTGTGGGGATCACTCGCACATCATCGCTGTTGGCGATGAGCTTTTTCATAAAGTGCATCCTTGGATCTCCGGCCAGCGGCCCCTCACCCTTGTTCATAACGGTGTCACCGCTGAGGAGATTCTCCCACCTCTTGATTGGCCTGCCGGGGAAAAGCTGGCTCGTGTGCTAGTGCTGGGCTCCATCATTCCCCGAAAAGGCTGGCAGGATCTTGTGGAAGCTCTTCTGATTCTGGAATCCAACCTGCCTGCCGGGCCGCTTCCCGAGATTCATTTCCTTGGAGATTTGCTGGGCCAGGATGCTGCTGCCACGCTGGATACGGCCCGGCTGAAACGTTTTGCGGTGTCTTTTCTCGGCGTTGATGAAAATTACCGGGAGCGCCTTCGCCAGTATGCCTTGGCGGTGCATCCTTCGCGGAGTGAAAGTTTCGGCATGGCGGCTCTGGAATGTGTGGCCGCAGGAGTGCCATTACTGGCCGCGACCAGCGGAGTGATCCCGGAATTCATTCCCAACGAAACCTTTCTGTTTCCTCCTCAGCAGTCCGCCGTGCTGGCTGAAAAACTGGCTTTGCTTCTCCAACTGGATCCCCCGGTGATCGCCTCCCAGTTTACTTTCTCAGAGGCTCAACGTACGATCCAAGACCGCTTTGCCACTCCTGGGACGGTCCGCAAACTTCATCAAATCTATACAGGGCTGAAGCCCGCCCATGCATGAATGCCGGAGCTGCGATTGTCAGTGATAAACAATTGGGAGATGTCTTGCTGCTGCAGCCGTCAGCACAGCATCTGGCCGGAGTGACTGGAAAAGATACCGCCTTGTTTGTGCGGGATGCGTTTCAGCCATTGGTTGAACTCATGCCCGGATGCACTTGGGGACCCGGAATCAAAGGCAGCTTTTCACAGGTATGGACCACGAATTGGAGCTCCAGGGCGGTCTGGCAGGCATTTCGACTGCGCTGCAAAAGGCGGATCCTCATCGTCAATAAAACCCGGCATCTGCGCTGGTGGTATCGTTTTGTGTTTCATGATGTGAGGATGGAACCAGCCAATGCCGAATACTGGGCACGCTATACCTGGAGGGTCATCAGCGGCCAAAAGGCAGAGGATTTTATAGCGCCGCGTTTAGAGACACCACCTGCAGAGTGGGGCCACGAAAAGTGTCCTGCAGGAGATTTCATCCTCATCAATCCAACGGCAGCCTGGTCCCGGAAATTTTGGGGAGCAGACCAATGGGCAGAAACCATGAGAAGACTGCCGCTGAACGGCAATTCCACCTTTGTCATTGCCGGAGGTGGATCCGAGCGTGAGAAGGCCCATTGCGAAGACATCGTTAAACATTATGGAATGCCGGTCTTGGATCTTTGCGGCAGAACGTCCATGAAGCAGTACCTTCACCTTCTGTCTAAAGCGCGAATGGTGCTATGCATCGACGGCGCTGCATCGCACCTAGCCCAGGCTTTTGGAGTGCCGACAATGACGGTCTTTGGCCCCACTCATCATCGGAAATGGCACTGGCCTGCCCCTCAGCACAGGGTGCTGGCAGCGTGTGATTTCAACCTCACCGCGGCGGGTGTGCCTAACGGGCAGTTATCAGCAACGGAAGTGCCTGTGGATGCCTTTTTGAAAGAGGCGGAACTCGTTCTCAAAACCCTCTGAGGCTACCTTTCAAGGCTGCTCCAATGCTCCCAGAGGTGCCACGTTAGAATTTGGCTGACGGGTCATTTCAGTAGCGTTTGATTGAACTGGCGAGTTTTTTTTCTGACTTTTCACTAACACTGAGCCGATACCGCTGACCAGACTCTGCCGACCCGTGGGCCAGTAAAACACATCCGCATACTGATGCTGGTGGTGGATTTGGTCGGTGCAAAACTGAGCGTCATTCTCCAGCCGGTGAAGCATACTTACCACGCTATCGACATCGGTTGCCAATAGACAGGCTTGGTACTCGTAGATAAGAGGGAAGCCGCGGTCAATGTTAGGTTCGTGCAGGAAAATCACCGGAACCCCGAGCACAAAGGCTTCCATTGCGGCTGTGGAATTGGCATTCAGCATGACCTGTGCCCTCAGAAGGTGCTCCTGCATGCTCTCTTCTGGCGGGATAATGCTCAGATTGGAGGGAGGATTCAGAGAATGGATAAACTGAGTGCGGACGTATAGCTCATCCTCATCCATGCCAATGAAGCATTGCGCTTTTTTCTTCCTGTCCCGCAGAGGATGAAATTTGATGTAAAACTGATGGTTAGGCATGCTCCGGGCCGTTTCTACCAACAGTAGATAGTGGCTGTAGCTGCGTTGCGGCTCCACGGTGGAATAAATGCCCGCGTAAAAGGTGTCCGCGTACAAGATGACGTTATTTTTTTGAGGCGCTTGCTCATCAGTGCGGGCACGCGGACTGCGATGGGACGCTACTAAAACGACTTTATCGGGATGGTGTCCGAGTCTTCCTGCGATGTGGTTGCTGCGTCCGCTATCACACAGCAGCCAGTCCGGAGTAAAACTGAAACGTGTTTCGGGAATGTGATCGTAGGTATAGGCAGCCACGTTGATTCCTAATTCTCCAGCTGCGAGGCACCAGATACGCTCATCCGTGTCCTCCTGTGTATCGCAAAGCAGCAGTTGTGGACGGGCCTTTTCCAGAAGCTGCTTGGCGCGCAAATACTTCAGGGCGAAGGCAGGATAAATGTCTCGTGATTGCTGCTCGCCCAGGTCTAAAAGAATAGATTTCGGATTTCCAGCGTCCTGCTGAAGCGTTTTCCCCAGATGTGTCTTACACTTTTGCCACCAACCTGCATATGCAGCTTTCATCCGTTCTAGCTCTGGTCCCTTGATACGGCCAAGAGCGGCCACTGAGATGTAAGCCCAGTCCAATTCTGCGGCCTGCGGCTGAGACCTCAGCATTCTGGCGACACGCCCACTGGTGCAGAGGATCTCAACAGGACGGGAAATGAGGGATTCAGGCGTCGCGGACGCCAAAGTGGCTGGCTTTTTCAGCCAACGGTTGATGAGCCTTTGCATCCGTCGTTTGATCGACAAGAATCGCTTTTCCTGGTCGAAAAACTCGACGTTCAATCCATACTGCGCCGCTACCTGTGTCCAGGCTCTAAAGCTGATACCAGCGCCAGCAGCAACGACGATGTGGTCGTAACTTCGCTCCGGCATAAACCTGCTGGCCATCTCTAGATTCACCAAATAAGGATTGATCCATTTGCGACAGATCATCCCCAGACAAGCGGAACGAAAACGGCGGTTCAGCGGCACTGTTTGATCTTCAGGAAGCTCAGACAGATAATACTCCAATAAATGGCTGCTCCTGATATCTGTCTGGAGCAGATCTTCCTTTTTCATGAGTTCGGTGCCGTTCACCCATGAAGCCGTCTTCGGACGCTGGTCTTTTGGCAGCAAGGTTTCCACCTCGAGAACATGAATTTCCTCCTCCTCCTGTTTTGACGCTGCAAAGTACTTCCTACAGGCGGAAGGTGCCAAAGAGCCATAAATAAACAGAGTCCGCTTCATTCGTTGTAGATCAGCCTTTCACTATGGAAAGCTGACAGATATGCGACAACTCTTTTTGCGGTGGAGTGCTCGCGGCCTCAAGATTTGCGCACTAGCCGCAGGGCACGAAGAACCATGAGCTGAACCACCCAAAATGCGGAACAAAGGCCTTGCCAAGCGCAGCTAGCCAAACCACCAATCCTGGGATCAGCATGGCTTCATTTCATTAAGCTTGGCCGGAAAACGGGATCCACCACGATCAGCCAACCTGTCCTTAAATCCAAAGAGTCTCCCTGAGAAAAAGACGATGAATAAATACCTTCGCAACTTTCTATTGAATTCCCGCATCCCGATGTTGGCTGAATGGGGCGCACTTGATTTAAGGAAGAAGCATTTGAAACGCCATGCCGCCCATCAAAAGGAGGTGTTTGCCCGTCTATACGACAACAATGCAGAGAAGATAACGGTGCTGAACGGGCCTTTTAAAGGCATGCGTTACATCAATGAAGGCGTATGGGGCTCCATCACTCCGAAGTGGATCGGCTCCTACGAAAATGAGCTTTGGCCTGTGATTCAAGAGATCCTTCAAAAGCCTTATCGGCGTATCATCGATGTGGGATGTGCCGATGGCTACTATGCGGTCGGATTCGCTCGTGCTCTTCCTGAAGCAGAAATTACTGCTTATGATCAAGATCCCGTTTCCCGGGACCAGACAGGTCGTCTCTGGGAGCTCAATGGTCGCCCTGGGTGTTTAAAATTGGGACGCTGGTGTGATCACGCTGCGCTTCAGGAAATAGGCGGTGCAGGCAGTCTTGTCTTTTGTGACATTGAGGGTGGGGAAATGGATCTGCTAGACCCCGCTCGATGCCCGGCGTTGAAGGAATCAGACATCCTGGTCGAAGTGCATAAGTATAAAAATCGTGGGAATGTCGAAAATGCGGATGAACTGACCGCGCGCTTTCAAAATAGTCACTCCATCACCCGAATCTTGGATACGGTTACAATTCCTCCGCTCAGTTCCGTAGAGTCTCTGGCCGGGCCAGCACTGGAGAAGGCCGTCGAAGAAGGCCGTACTAACGGTCAGATCTGGCTATGGATGGTAGCAGGCAAATAGCAGACCCTAGGGAGGTCGTCTGACAGAAAATTTACTTCAGCGCTGATAAGGACGCTGCACCGGGGGACGGCGCAGCCATGCGTAAATATCTTTTGTCATGCTGTCACGCACGGCCTGCTCAAAGGTTCGCATGCGATAGGCGTACAGATGATTCATTCCGACTTGCACTTTGCGGACGTGTTCTTGCATTAAAGGATGCTGAAAGAATTTTTCATTACGGTCCCGTTCCAGATCAGCTTCCAGGTAAGTCACAAAGAGGTAGAAGGGCTCAATGGATATCTTTCCGTCTCTGACGACCGGATGCAGAAACTCCTTTGTATATCGATACGGCACCGCCATGGTCATTTCCATGTGATGGACGATGCTACAGGTAAGTTGCGGGGGCATGGCCACACTGAGACCCCAGGCATCACACGCAAGCAGGCGTTCATAGGGGGTGTTGGGGCCATATGCATGGCGGCTGGTATTTCCGGTAACGCTCTCCGCTTGTTTTCCCCATGCAGTTAATGAACCAAACGGGTGAAATTGACGGACAGCTCCGGGCAGCTTGCGCACATAATCCGTAAACGCTCCCCGCTGGCTCGGGGTATTTTCAAGATCGAAAGGGATGTCCGTGTTGCACAGGGAAAAGGAGTGCGTGGGCACTATCATTGTGCCCGTTTCTCCAATCACTGAAGCGAGTGATTCATGAAAACCCTGTAAAGTGCCCAGTTTAGTCTTTGATTCGTGAAAGCCTAAATTGCCAAAATCTCCAGTGAGATAAACGGTGTCACTAGAACCTATTCCGAGCTGTGCCAGACCTTCGGAAATGTCCTTGTTCGTGTAGTGAGTTTTGCTGATCATAGCTCTATTTTACCGG
The DNA window shown above is from Prosthecobacter fusiformis and carries:
- a CDS encoding class I SAM-dependent methyltransferase; its protein translation is MNKYLRNFLLNSRIPMLAEWGALDLRKKHLKRHAAHQKEVFARLYDNNAEKITVLNGPFKGMRYINEGVWGSITPKWIGSYENELWPVIQEILQKPYRRIIDVGCADGYYAVGFARALPEAEITAYDQDPVSRDQTGRLWELNGRPGCLKLGRWCDHAALQEIGGAGSLVFCDIEGGEMDLLDPARCPALKESDILVEVHKYKNRGNVENADELTARFQNSHSITRILDTVTIPPLSSVESLAGPALEKAVEEGRTNGQIWLWMVAGK
- a CDS encoding AAC(3) family N-acetyltransferase, with product MISKTHYTNKDISEGLAQLGIGSSDTVYLTGDFGNLGFHESKTKLGTLQGFHESLASVIGETGTMIVPTHSFSLCNTDIPFDLENTPSQRGAFTDYVRKLPGAVRQFHPFGSLTAWGKQAESVTGNTSRHAYGPNTPYERLLACDAWGLSVAMPPQLTCSIVHHMEMTMAVPYRYTKEFLHPVVRDGKISIEPFYLFVTYLEADLERDRNEKFFQHPLMQEHVRKVQVGMNHLYAYRMRTFEQAVRDSMTKDIYAWLRRPPVQRPYQR